In Populus alba chromosome 9, ASM523922v2, whole genome shotgun sequence, a genomic segment contains:
- the LOC118045513 gene encoding nucleobase-ascorbate transporter 12, with protein MSTSDPKARPIPGKRPPAPESAAMPPSSWAKKTGFRPKFSGETNGSDSGQISLPPRPKEQRDAQPDLEAGRVKATPPQPLPVPPLPAVNGADTAVAFPAENKDQTVVKRRRDSDGGSGGAKKDGSGHGANGAGTNGPPSGPRRAAARNEEVIDVEDGGFAGGRHTHMKYELRDTPGLVPIGLYGFQHYLSMLGSLILIPLVIVPAMGGTYEDTSTVVSTVLFVSGVTTLLHTSFGSRLPLIQGPSFVYLAPALAIINSPEFQGLNGNNFKHIMKELQGAIIIASAFQTILGYSGLMSVLLRLINPVVVAPTIAAVGLSFYSYGFPRVGTCLEIGVVQILLVIMFSLYLRKISVFGHRIFLIYAVPLGLAITWAAAFLLTEAGVYSYKGCDANVPASNIISDHCRKHVSRIKHCRVDTSHALKSSPWFRFPYPLQWGTPVFEWKMALVMCAVSIISSVDSVGSYHASSLLAASRPPTPGVVSRGIGLEGLCSVLAGLWGTGTGSTTITENVHTIAVTKMGSRRAVELGACALILLSLIGKVGGFIASIPEVMVAALLCFMWAMLAALGLSNLRYSEAGSSRNIIIVGLSLFFSLSVPSYFQQYGISPNTNLSVPSYLQPYIVATHGPFRSKYGGLNYFLNTVLSLNMVIAFLVAVILDNTVPGSQQERGVYVWSETEAARREPAITKDYELPFRVGRIFRWVKWVGL; from the exons ATGTCTACCTCCGACCCGAAAGCCCGACCCATACCGGGGAAAAGACCACCGGCTCCGGAATCTGCTGCAATGCCGCCGTCTTCGTGGGCTAAAAAAACTGGTTTCAGGCCCAAATTTTCTGGCGAGACCAATGGAAGTGATTCTGGACAGATTTCACTCCCTCCGAGGCCAAAAGAGCAACGGGATGCCCAGCCGGATCTTGAAGCGGGTCGGGTCAAGGCAACACCACCACAGCCACTACCGGTGCCGCCACTGCCTGCAGTGAATGGGGCTGACACGGCGGTGGCTTTCCCTGCAGAGAATAAGGATCAGACGGTGGTGAAGAGGAGGAGGGACTCTGATGGTGGCAGCGGGGGAGCAAAGAAGGATGGTTCCGGTCACGGGGCAAATGGGGCGGGTACTAATGGGCCACCGTCGGGACCGAGAAGAGCAGCGGCGAGGAACGAGGAAGTGATTGACGTGGAGGATGGTGGCTTTGCTGGAGGGAGACACACACACATGAAGTATGAGCTAAGAGACACTCCCGGTCTTG TTCCCATTGGTCTATATGGGTTCCAGCATTACCTTTCAATGTTAGGTTCATTGATTCTCATTCCACTTGTCATAGTTCCTGCAATGGGTGGCACTTAT GAGGATACTTCAACGGTGGTGTCAACAGTGCTCTTTGTTTCAGGAGTCACCACGCTCTTGCATACATCATTTGGGTCAAGGTTGCCTCTGATACAAGGCCCATCATTTGTTTACCTTGCCCCAGCACTGGCAATAATCAATTCCCCAGAGTTTCAAGGACTAAATGGAAAT AATTTCAAGCATATAATGAAGGAGCTACAAGGAGCTATCATTATAGCTTCAGCTTTTCAAACAATACTTGGATATAGTGGACTGATGTCAGTTCTTTTGAG GTTAATCAATCCAGTGGTTGTTGCCCCAACTATTGCTGCCGTTGGACTTTCTTTTTATAGTTATGGTTTTCCACGAGTTGGTACCTGTCTTGAGATTGGTGTGGTGCAGATATTGCTGGTTATTATGTTTTCTCTT TACCTGCGTAAGATATCTGTTTTTGGTCATCGCATATTTCTAATTTATGCG GTTCCATTGGGTCTAGCAATCACATGGGCGGCTGCTTTCCTTCTTACTGAAGCAGGAGTCTATAGTTACAAAGGTTGTGATGCAAACGTTCCAGCATCAAACATTATATCTGACCACTGCAGAAAGCATGTTTCCAGGATAAAGCACTGTCGAGTTGATACTTCCCATGCACTGAAATCTTCCCCATGGTTTAGGTTTCCTTATCCATTACAATGGGGTACTCCTGTTTTTGAGTGGAAAATGGCTCTTGTTATGTGCGCGGTGTCCATCATCTCATCTGTAGATTCG GTTGGCTCATATCATGCATCGTCATTGTTGGCGGCCTCTAGGCCTCCAACCCCAGGGGTTGTTAGTCGGGGGATTGGTCTTGAAGGCCTTTGTAGTGTCTTGGCTGGTCTATGGGGTACTGGAACTGGTTCTACTACTATAACTGAGAATGTGCACACTATTGCTGTGACTAAAATGGGGAGCCGCAGAGCAGTTGAATTAGGTGCCTGTGCTTTGATCCTCTTATCCCTTATAG GTAAAGTTGGAGGATTTATTGCCTCAATTCCTGAAGTCATGGTTGCTGCTCTCCTTTGCTTCATGTGGGCAATGCTTGCAGCATTGGGATTATCAAACCTGCGTTATAGTGAGGCAGGAAGCTCCCGGAATATAATCATAGTtggtttatcattgtttttctccCTTTCAGTACCATCATACTTTCAGCAATATGGCATCTCTCCAAATACAAACTTGTCTGTCCCAAGTTATTTACAGCCATACATTGTGGCCACACATGGACCATTCCGCAGCAAATATGGAGGG TTGAACTATTTTTTGAACACAGTACTATCCTTAAATATGGTGATCGCGTTCCTTGTTGCTGTTATCCTGGACAACACTGTGCCTGGCAGTCAACAAGAGCGCGGAGTCTATGTATGGTCCGAAACCGAGGCAGCAAGAAGGGAGCCTGCCATTACGAAAGACTATGAATTGCCCTTCAGAGTTGGCCGGATTTTCAGATGGGTAAAATGGGTTGGACTGTGA
- the LOC118045512 gene encoding probable ribosome biogenesis protein RLP24, whose product MRLEKCWFCSSTVYPGHGIQFVRNDAKIFRFCRSKCHKNFKMKRNPRKVKWTKAYRRLHGKDMTQDSTFEFERKRNRPERYDRNLAENTLKAIKKIDKVRSDRAANHIEKRLKVRKGKERREAQKELEQSIHLVKAPQVLRQDQSLTLPKIKVEVSQPKSEQNQAMEE is encoded by the exons ATGAGGTTGGAGAAGTGTTGGTTCTGCTCCTCCACGGTATACCCAGGACACGGTATCCAGTTTGTCCGCAATGATGCTAAG ATTTTTCGATTTTGCAGATCCAAGTGCCACAAGAACTTCAAAATGAAGAGGAACCCTCGCAAAGTAAAATGGACCAAGGCCTATAGAAGATTGCATGGAAAGGACATGACCCAG GATTCGACCTTCGAGTTTGAGAGAAAGCGGAATAGGCCTGAGAGATATGACCGGAATCTTGCTGAGAATACTCTGAAGGCCATTAAGAAAATTGATAAGGTCAGATCCGACCGGGCAGCAAACCACATAGAGAAGAG GTTGAAGGTCAGGAAAGGCAAGGAGAGGAGGGAGGCACAAAAAGAATTGGAGCAGTCTATTCACTTGGTCAAGGCTCCTCAAGTGCTTCGACAAGATCAATCTCTCACGTTACCCAAAATCAAAGTCGAGGTTTCCCAACCAAAAAGCGAGCAAAATCAGGCAATGGAAGAGTGA